The nucleotide sequence CCGCGCGCGGCGTCAATCTGCCGTTCGTAGGCCTGCCCCATCATGTAGAGGGCCTCATCCACCTCGCTGTACAGGGGATAGGTGTCCGCCAGGGTCTTCAGCCGGGCGATGGACGCCGCCCAGGAGTCGCGCGTGTAGTAGAAGTGCCCGATGCGGAACTCGCGCTCGGCCAGAACTTCCTGCACCTGCATCAAGCGTTCCCTGGCCTCCGGCACCAGCTTGCTGTCCGGGAACTGCAGCAGGAGCTGCTTGTACTCGTCCTCGGCTCGCTTGGCGTGGGTGAAGTCGCGGTCGGGCTTCTCCATCTGCTTGTAGTGGATGTTGGCGACCTTGAGCTGCGCCTCCGCCGCTTCCGGCAGGTTGGGGAAGAAGGTGATGAAATCCTTGTACTCGATCTCGGCCTGCGCCAGTCCGCTGGAGCCGCCCTCGGCGTACCAGGCGTCGCCCACCGCCAGCTTGGCGCGCGCGATGTACTCCGAATCCGGGTAGGTGTTGATCAGGGTCTGCAGGGTGATGCGCGCCACGTCGAAGCGGTTCTTCTTCAGCGCCGCCATAGCCCGGTCGTACAGCACCTTGTCGGGCTGTTTGGAATCGATGTTGGCCAGCGGGTTCTGAGTCTTATTGTGGTGGCACCCCGCGGTGGCCAGCACCGCCAGGGCCAGCAGGAGGACGGGAAAGACTCGACGCAGCATTCGACCTACCTCAATCGCCTAAGGGTCTTGGGAGCAAGGAAGCCATTGTAGAAGCTTGGCGGCGCAACCGCCACTCCCTAGACTTTCTGCAGCGTGGCCTCGCGCGCCGTCTTGAGCAGTTCCTGCACGTTGCGCTTGGCGTCGCCCTTGCCGAAGACAGCGTTGCCCGCCACCAGCACATCGGCGCCGGCGCGCACCACGTCGCCGATGGTGTCAAGCGCGATGCCGCCATCCACTTCGATGCGAAAATTCGCTCCCTTGGCCGTACGCATGGTCACGAGCTTCTTGATCTTTTCCAGCGATCCAGGGATGAACTTCTGCCCGCCGAATCCCGGATTCACCGACATCACCAGCACGAAATCCACCTGGTCGAGCACTTCACCGATGGTCTGCACCGGGGTGGCGGGGTTGATGACCACGCCCGCCTGCGCGCCCTTGCTGCGGATCATCTGCAGGGTGCGGTGCAGGTGGCGGCAGGTCTCCTGATGCACCGAGATCCAGTCCGCGCCCGCCTCGAGAAACGCCGGGATGAACTGGTCCGGATTCTCGATCATCAGGTGGACGTCCAGCGGCGCCTTGGTGGCCTTGCGCAGGCTGGCTACCACCGGCGGTCCGATGGT is from Terriglobales bacterium and encodes:
- the bamD gene encoding outer membrane protein assembly factor BamD encodes the protein MLRRVFPVLLLALAVLATAGCHHNKTQNPLANIDSKQPDKVLYDRAMAALKKNRFDVARITLQTLINTYPDSEYIARAKLAVGDAWYAEGGSSGLAQAEIEYKDFITFFPNLPEAAEAQLKVANIHYKQMEKPDRDFTHAKRAEDEYKQLLLQFPDSKLVPEARERLMQVQEVLAEREFRIGHFYYTRDSWAASIARLKTLADTYPLYSEVDEALYMMGQAYERQIDAARGTKLSETVKGDLLKKFSDAAAEAYSRIITRYPAMARAEDARKRLQALQRPVPTPTEAAIAQNKAEEASRGEAGMRRRIFMNLRRGPDVARAAKVGEPTMTEPKQTGAPDIVRDTGRTIQEGYGGQGGSQAVAVETVGTGEPPKSDPTPHSAQPAAAGDQQGPPPSQINEAAAEGSEGGQAASADKDSKDNKDSKDQTSTSRKKKKKGLRKVIPF
- the rpe gene encoding ribulose-phosphate 3-epimerase, with translation MIELAPSILSADFARLGEEVRAALDGGATLLHVDVMDGHFVPNLTIGPPVVASLRKATKAPLDVHLMIENPDQFIPAFLEAGADWISVHQETCRHLHRTLQMIRSKGAQAGVVINPATPVQTIGEVLDQVDFVLVMSVNPGFGGQKFIPGSLEKIKKLVTMRTAKGANFRIEVDGGIALDTIGDVVRAGADVLVAGNAVFGKGDAKRNVQELLKTAREATLQKV